Proteins found in one Vulpes vulpes isolate BD-2025 chromosome 13, VulVul3, whole genome shotgun sequence genomic segment:
- the ZNF24 gene encoding zinc finger protein 24, translating to MSAQSVEEDSILIIPTPDEEEKILRVKLEEDPDGEEGSSIPWNHLPDPEVFRQRFRQFGYQDSPGPREAVSQLRELCRLWLRPETHTKEQILELVVLEQFVAILPKELQTWVREHHPENGEEAVTVLEDLESELDDPGQPVSLRRRKREVLVEEIVSQEEAQGLPNSELDAVENQLKWASWELHSLRHCDDDGRTENGALAPKQEIPSAVESHEVPGTLNIGVPQIFKYGEACFPKGRFERKRNPSRKKQHICDECGKHFSQGSALILHQRIHSGEKPYGCVECGKAFSRSSILVQHQRVHTGEKPYKCLECGKAFSQNSGLINHQRIHTGEKPYECVQCGKSYSQSSNLFRHQRRHNAEKLLNVVKV from the exons ATGTCTGCACAGTCTGTGGAAGAGGATTCAATACTTATAATCCCAACTCcagatgaagaggaaaaaattctGAGAGTGAAGTTGGAGGAGGATCCCGATGGTGAAGAGGGATCAAGCATCCCCTGGAACCATCTTCCTGATCCAGAGGTTTTCCGACAGCGATTCAGGCAGTTTGGATACCAGGATTCACCTGGGCCCCGTGAAGCTGTGAGCCAGCTTCGAGAACTTTGCCGTCTATGGCTCAGgccagagacacacacaaaagaacagaTTCTGGAGTTGGTAGTGCTGGAGCAGTTTGTTGCCATCCTACCCAAGGAACTGCAGACTTGGGTTCGAGAGCATCATCCAGAGAATGGAGAAGAGGCAGTGACAGTGCTGGAGGATTTAGAGAGTGAGCTAGATGACCCTGGACAACCG GTTTCTCTCCGTCGACGAAAACGGGAAGTTCTGGTAGAGGAGATAGTTTCCCAAGAAGAAGCTCAGGGATTACCAAATTCTGAGCTTGATGCTGTGGAGAACCAGCTCAAGTGGGCATCATGGGAGCTCCATTCTCTAAGGCACTGTG aTGATGATGGTAGGACTGAAAATGGAGCACTAGCTCCAAAGCAGGAGATTCCTTCAGCAGTAGAATCTCATGAAGTTCCTGGCACTCTAAATATAGGTGTTCCTCAGATTTTTAAGTATGGAGAAGCCTGTTTCCCCAAGGGcagatttgaaagaaagagaaatccctCTCGAAAGAAACAGCATATATGTGATGAATGTGGAAAACACTTCAGTCAGGGCTCAGCCCTCATTCTTCATCAAAGAATCCACAGTGGGGAGAAACCCTACGGATGTGTTGAATGTGGGAAAGCATTCAGCAGAAGTTCTATTCTTGTGCAACATCAGAGAGTCCATACTGGAGAAAAACCTTACAAATGTCttgaatgtggaaaagcctttagcCAGAATTCTGGGCTTATTAATCATCAGAGAATCCATACTggggagaaaccttatgaatgcgTTCAGTGTGGGAAATCTTATAGTCAAAGCTCGAATCTTTTTAGACATCAGCGAAGACACAATGCAGAAAAACTTCTGAATGTTGTGAAAgtttaa